One Sus scrofa isolate TJ Tabasco breed Duroc chromosome 1, Sscrofa11.1, whole genome shotgun sequence DNA segment encodes these proteins:
- the ZNF292 gene encoding zinc finger protein 292 isoform X3: MRIKHLIKTNQLIQATALAKLCSDHPEIGTKGSFKQTYLVCLCTSSPNEKLIEEISEVDCKDALEMICNLESEGDEKSALVLCTAFLSRQLQQGDMYCAWELTLFWSKLQQRVEPSIQVYLERCRQLSLLTKTVYHIFFLIKVINSETEGAGLATCIELCVKALRLESTENTEVKISICKTISCLLPDDLEVKRACQLSEFLIEPTVDAYYAVEMLYNQPDQKYDEENLPIPNSLRCELLLVLKTQWPFDPEFWDWKTLKRQCLALMGEEASIVSSIDELNDSEVYEKVVDYQEESKETSMNGLSGGMGANSGLLRDICDEKQKKREIKQLRERGFISARFRNWQAYMQYCVLCDKEFLGHRIVRHAQKHYKDGIYSCPICAKNFNSKETFVPHVTLHVKQSSKERLAAMKPLRRLGRPPKITTTNENQKTNAVAKQEQRPIKKNSLYSTDFIVFNDNDGSDDENDDKDKSYEPEVIPVQKPVPVNEFNCPVTFCKKGFKYFKNLIAHVKGHKDNEDAKRFLEMQSKKVICQYCRRHFVSVTHLNDHLQMHCGSKPYICIQMKCKAGFNSYAELLTHRKEHQVFRAKCMFPKCGRIFSEAYLLYDHEAQHYNTYTCKFTGCGKVYRSQSELEKHLDDHSTPEKVLPPEEQLNSSGDSVQPSRVNQSTEGNTEKDRPVLPSENNIENTLPADRSDAWDKSKAESPATKQDPISASELRQADGPLPNGLENPAPTPLLQASEVAVSIKVSLNQGIEDNFGKQENSTVEGTGESLVTNLHTPVEDTCNDLCHTGFQERKEQDCFSEAQITQNSLVDSETLKIGDLTPQNLERQVNNLMTFSVQNQSGFQDSLPTSKFECGGNVKTSSNLYNLPLKTLESITFVPTQPNLSNSLGTPSVPPKAPVQKFSCQVEGCTRTYNSSQSIGKHMKTAHPDQYAAFKMQRKSKKGQKSNNLNTPNNGKFVYFLPSQVSTSNAFFTPQTKANGNPTCSNQLQHVSPSIFPAHLANVSTPLLPSVESVINPNIPSQDKNEQGSSMLCSQMENLSSTTLPAQMEDLTKTVLPLNIDSGSDPFLPLPAESSSMSLFPSPADSGTNSVFSQLENNTNHFPSQIEGNTNSSFLKGGNGENAVFPSQVSVANDFSSTSAQQPAPEKVKKDRGRGPNGKERKPKHNKRAKWPAIIRDGKFICSRCYRAFTNPRSLGGHLSKRSYCKPLDGAEIAQELLQNNGQPSLLASMILSTNAVNLQQPPQSAFSPEACFKDPSFLQLLAAENRSTFLPNAFPRTGVTNFNTSVSQEGSEIIKQALETAGIPSTFEGADMLSHVATGCVSDPAQVNATVMSNPPVPPLLPTVCHPNPLLTDQNRTPNSKTSSIEECSSLPVFPTNDLLLKTVENGLCSSSFPNSSGPSQNFTSNSPRVSVISGPQNTRSSHLNKKGNSASKRRKKVAPPLIAPNASQNLVTSDLTAVGLIAKSIEISTTNLHSNVIPSCEPQGLVENLTQKLNNVDNQLFMTDVKENFKTNLESHTVLAPLTLKTENGDSQMMALNSCTTSINSDLQISEDNVIQNFEKTLEIIKSAMNSQILEVKSGSQGVGETSQNAQINYNIQLPSVNTVQNNKLPDSSQFSSFIGVMPTKSNIPQSEVLHKEDQIQEILEGLQKLKLENDLSTPAPQCVLINTSVTLTPTPVKSIPNVTVVQPVSEMISNIQFSDKVNKPFVCQNQGCNYSAMTKDALFKHYGKIHQYTPEMILEIKKNQLKFAPFKCVVPTCTKTFTRNSNLRAHCQLVHHFTTEEMVKLKIKRPYGRKSQSENSSASRITQVKRQLAMTEENKREFQPALELGAMKENTLSNIAVIPGKQLIEKKSPEKTESSSQVIAVTSEQCNTNSLENVQTKARKIRRHKKEKEERKRKKPVSQSPEFPTRYSPYRPYRCVHQGCFAAFTIQQNLILHYQAVHKSDLPAFTAEVEEECEAGKESEEIETKQTVKEFRCQVSDCSRIFQAITGLIQHYMKLHEMSPEEIESMTASVDVGKFPCDQSECKSSFTTYLNYVVHLEADHGIGIRGSKTEEDGIFKCDCEGCDRIYATRSNLLRHIFNKHNDKHKAHLIRPRRLTPGQENISSKANQDKAKSKHRGTKYRAGREGIKMPKTKRKKKNNLENKTAKIVQIEENKPYSLKRGKHVYSIKARNDALSECTSRFVTQYPCMIKGCTSVVTSESNIIRHYKCHKLSKAFTSQHRNLLIVFKRCCNSQLKEASEQEVEKSDAKDSDTGLSENNDNSRTTTVPQKGVEKNEKDEMDELTELFITKLINEDNTSVETQAQTSSNVSNDLAENNPCQSEKQKVSNLKRVNKEKNVSQSKKRKVEKTEPASAAELSSVHKEEETAVAIQTTEEHPASFDWSSFKPMGFEVSFLKFLEESAVKQKKNTDKDHPNSGNKKGSHSNSRKNVDKTAVTSGNHICSCKESETFVQFANPSQLQCSDNVKIVLDKTLKDCTELVLKQLQEMKPTVSLKKLEVHSNDPDLSVMKEISMGKATGRGQY; the protein is encoded by the coding sequence ACTGAAGGGGCTGGACTTGCCACCTGTATAGAACTGTGTGTAAAAGCTCTTCGCTTGGAATCTACAGAAAATACTGAAGTGAAAATATCTATTTGCAAGACTATTTCATGCTTGTTGCCTGATGATCTGGAAGTTAAACGTGCTTGTCAACTGAGTGAATTTCTTATTGAGCCTACAGTAGATGCATATTATGCCGTGGAAATGTTGTATAACCAGCCAGACCAGAAATACGATGAAGAGAATCTTCCAATACCAAATTCTCTACGCTGTGAGCTCTTACTTGTATTGAAAACTCAGTGGCCCTTTGATCCAGAATTCTGGGATTGGAAAACCTTAAAACGCCAGTGTCTTGCATTAATGGGTGAAGAAGCATCTATTGTGTCCTCAATAGATGAGCTAAATGACAGTGAAGTTTATGAGAAAGTAGTAGATTACCAGGAAGAGAGTAAAGAAACTTCTATGAATGGACTTTCTGGTGGAATGGGTGCTAATTCTGGCCTTCTTAGAGACATTTGTgatgaaaagcagaagaaaagagagataaaacAATTAAGAGAGAGAGGATTTATATCTGCTAGGTTCAGGAATTGGCAAGCCTACATGCAGTATTGTGTGCTGTGTGACAAAGAATTCCTTGGTCATCGAATAGTACGGCATGCTCAAAAACATTACAAAGATGGGATTTACAGTTGCCCCATATGTGCAAAGAACTTTAATTCTAAAGAAACTTTTGTCCCTCATGTCACATTGCATGTGAAACAATCTAGTAAAGAGAGACTAGCAGCCATGAAACCATTAAGAAGGTTGGGAAGGCCTCCTAAGATCACAACTACCAACGAGAATCAGAAGACAAATGCTGTGGCCAAGCAGGAACAGCGGCCTATCAAAAAGAATAGTCTCTACTCAACAGACTTTATAGTGTTTAATGACAATGACGGTTCAGATGATGAAAATGACGACAAAGATAAATCTTATGAGCCAGAGGTGATCCCAGTCCAGAAACCGGTACCTGTTAATGAATTCAATTGCCCTGTAACTTTTTGTAAAAAGGGCTTTAAGTACTTTAAAAACTTAATTGCTCATGTAAAGGGACATAAGGATAATGAAGATGCCAAGCGCTTTCttgaaatgcaaagcaaaaaagTGATTTGCCAGTACTGTAGACGGCATTTTGTAAGTGTTACTCATCTCAATGATCACTTACAAATGCACTGTGGAAGTAAACCTTATATCTGTATACAAATGAAATGTAAGGCTGGTTTTAATAGTTATGCAGAGCTCTTAACCCACCGAAAGGAACATCAAGTCTTTAGAGCAAAGTGCATGTTTCCTAAATGTGGCAGAATTTTTTCAGAAGCTTATTTACTCTATGATCATGAAGCACAGCATTATAATACCTACACTTGTAAGTTCACAGGTTGTGGTAAGGTTTATCGTTCTCAGAGTGAGCTAGAAAAGCATCTGGATGATCACAGTACTCCTGAAAAAGTGCTGCCTCCTGAAGAACAGCTGAACTCATCTGGAGATTCTGTTCAGCCTTCCAGAGTGAATCAGAGCACAGAAGGGAACACTGAGAAAGACAGACCTGTGCTTCCTTCAGAAAATAACATTGAAAACACCTTACCAGCAGATAGAAGTGATGCTTGGGATAAAAGCAAGGCAGAATCACCTGCAACCAAACAAGATCCGATTTCTGCTTCGGAGCTCAGACAAGCTGATGGACCATTGCCAAATGGTTTGGAAAACCCTGCTCCTACTCCTCTGCTCCAGGCCAGTGAAGTAGCTGTGTCTATTAAGGTGTCCCTCAATCAGGGGATTGAGGATAACTTTGGAAAGCAAGAAAACTCAACTGTGGAAGGCACTGGTGAATCACTGGTCACAAACTTACATACACCAGTTGAAGACACCTGTAATGATTTGTGTCATACAGGtttccaagaaaggaaagaacaggaTTGTTTTAGTGAAGCCCAGATTACTCAGAATTCTTTAGTAGATTCAGAAACCCTCAAAATAGGTGACCTTACTCCACAAAACTTAGAAAGACAAGTGAACAACCTGATgaccttttctgtgcaaaatcaGTCAGGATTTCAAGACAGTTTGCCAACTTCCAAGTTTGAATGTGGAGGTAATGTTAAAACATCATCCAATCTGTATAATTTACCTCTGAAGACATTAGAAAGTATCACATTTGTTCCAACACAGCCTAACCTAAGTAATTCTTTAGGAACTCCATCAGTGCCTCCAAAAGCGCCAGTTCAGAAGTTCAGTTGCCAGGTTGAGGGATGTACTCGAACCTATAATTCTTCACAGAGTATTGGGAAACACATGAAGACAGCACACCCTGACCAGTATGCAGCATTTAAAATGCAGCGCAAAAGCAAAAAGGGTCAGAAATCCAACAACTTAAATACACCAAATAATGgaaagtttgtttattttttgccatcACAAGTGAGCACCTCTAATGCATTTTTTACACCACAAACCAAAGCCAATGGGAACCCTACTTGTTCTAATCAGTTGCAGCATGTCTCACCTTCCATTTTTCCAGCTCATTTAGCAAATGTGTCAACTCCACTGTTGCCCTCAGTGGAAAGTGTCATAAATCCAAATATACCTTCTCAGGATAAAAATGAACAAGGTAGTAGTATGTTATGTTCCCAAATGGAAAATTTATCTAGTACTACCTTGCCAGCACAAATGGAAGACTTAACCAAAACAGTTTTGCCTTTGAATATTGACAGCGGCTCAGATCCTTTCCTTCCGTTACCTGCAGAGAGTAGTTCAATGTCTCTCTTCCCTTCACCAGCAGATAGTGGGACTAATTCTGTTTTTTCCCaactggaaaataatacaaatcattTTCCCTCCCAGATCGAAGGGAACACAAATTCCTCCTTTCTAAAGGGAGGTAATGGTGAGAATGCCGTTTTTCCTTCACAAGTCAGTGTTGCAAATGACTTCAGTAGCACCAGTGCCCAACAGCCTGCACCcgaaaaagtcaaaaaagaccGTGGACGGGGCccaaatgggaaagaaagaaaacccaagcaCAACAAAAGAGCTAAATGGCCGGCAATTATCAGAGATGGGAAATTTATCTGTAGCAGGTGTTACAGGGCTTTTACTAACCCCAGATCTCTGGGTGGACACTTATCTAAGCGATCTTACTGTAAACCACTGGATGGAGCAGAAATTGCTCAAGAACTTTTACAGAATAATGGGCAGCCTTCTCTTCTTGCCAGCATGATTCTCTCCACAAATGCAGTGAATTTGCAGCAGCCTCCGCAGTCTGCCTTCAGTCCAGAAGCATGTTTTAAAGACCCATCATTCCTACAACTTCTTGCTGCTGAAAATCGCTCAACATTTTTACCAAATGCATTTCCTCGGACTGGTGTGACCAACTTTAATACAAGTGTTAGTCAAGAAGGAAGTGAAATTATTAAACAGGCTTTGGAAACTGCAGGCATTCCCAGTACATTTGAGGGTGCCGACATGCTCTCTCATGTTGCGACAGGTTGTGTCTCAGATCCAGCACAAGTAAATGCCACAGTCATGTCAAATCCACCTGTGCCACCCCTGCTACCAACTGTGTGCCACCCAAACCCCCTGCTGACAGACCAGAATAGGACGCCAAACTCCAAAACTTCCTCCATTGAGGAGTGCAGCAGTTTGCCTGTTTTTCCAACAAATGACTTACTGCTGAAGACTGTGGAAAATGGTTTGTGCTCTAGTTCGTTCCCTAATTCTAGTGGGCCATCACAAAATTTTACAAGTAACAGTCCACGTGTTTCAGTTATAAGTGGTCCTCAGAACACAAGGTCtagtcatttaaataaaaagggaaacagTGCTtctaagagaagaaagaaagttgCTCCTCCACTAATTGCCCCTAATGCTTCCCAAAACTTGGTGACAAGTGACTTAACAGCAGTGGGACTTATAGCAAAGAGTATTGAGATATCAACTACTAACCTTCATTCAAATGTAATTCCCAGTTGTGAACCTCAGGGTTTGGTGGAAAATCTAACacagaaattaaataatgttGACAATCAGTTGTTCATGACTGATgtgaaagaaaactttaaaaccaATCTTGAATCCCATACAGTGTTAGCTCCCTTaacattaaaaactgaaaatggtgATTCCCAGATGATGGCTTTGAATTCATGCACAACTTCAATAAATTCTGATTTGCAGATTTCTGAAGACAATGTTATACAAAACTTTGAAAAGACTCTTGAAATTATTAAAAGTGCTATGAATTCTCAAATACTTGAGGTAAAAAGTGGATCTCAGGGTGTTGGTGAAACATCACAGAATGCTCAAATAAATTATAACATTCAGCTTCCTTCAGTTAACACTGTGCAGAATAACAAATTACCTGATTCTTCTCAGTTTTCCTCCTTCATAGGTGTTATGCCAACAAAAAGTAACATTCCTCAGTCTGAAGTATTACATAAGGAGGATCAGATACAGGAGATTTTAGAAGGCTTACAgaaactaaaattagaaaatgaccTATCCACTCCAGCACCCCAGTGTGTACTGATAAATACGTCAGTGACACTGACTCCCACTCCTGTTAAATCAATTCCAAACGTCACAGTTGTTCAGCCAGTTTCTGAAATGATAAGCAACATTCAGTTTAGTGACAAAGTTAATAAACCCTTTGTGTGTCAAAACCAAGGCTGTAATTATAGTGCTATGACAAAAGATGCACTATTTAAGCACTATGGTAAAATTCATCAGTATACTCCAGAGATGATTCTTGAAATTAAGAAGAATCAGTTGAAATTTGCTCCATTTAAATGTGTAGTACCTACATGTACGAAAACATTTACAAGAAATTCTAACCTCCGAGCACACTGTCAGTTGGTACATCATTttacaacagaagaaatggtaaagttaaaaataaaaaggccttATGGAAGAAAATCTCAGAGTGAGAATTCTTCAGCTTCGCGAATTACACAAGTAAAAAGACAGCTAGCTATGAcggaggaaaataaaagagaattccAGCCTGCTTTAGAACTGGGAGCAATGAAGGAAAATACCCTCAGTAATATAGCAGTGATCCCAGGAAAACaacttatagaaaaaaaaagtcctgaaaaaACAGAAAGTTCTTCACAGGTGATTGCAGTTACTTCAGAACAGTGTAATACAAATTCTCTTGAAAATGTGCAAACCAAAGCACGCAAAATTaggagacataaaaaagaaaaggaagagagaaaacgCAAGAAGCCGGTTTCTCAATCTCCTGAGTTTCCAACAAGATATAGTCCCTACAGACCTTACCGATGTGTTCATCAGGGTTGTTTTGCTGCCTTTACAATACAGCAGAACTTAATTCTGCATTACCAGGCAGTACACAAATCAGATCTACCTGCATTTACTGCAGAGGTTGAAGAGGAATGTGAAGCTGgtaaagaaagtgaagaaattgAAACTAAACAAACTGTGAAAGAATTCCGATGTCAGGTGAGTGACTGTTCTCGAATTTTCCAGGCAATTACTGGCCTAATACAACACTACATGAAACTTCATGAGATGTCCCCTGAGGAAATTGAAAGTATGACTGCTTCTGTGGATgttgggaagttcccatgtgaTCAGTCAGAGTGTAAATCTTCATTTACCACGTATTTGAACTATGTTGTTCACCTTGAGGCAGACCATGGCATTGGGATAAGAGGAAGTAAAACTGAAGAAGATGGCATATTCAAGTGTGACTGTGAAGGTTGTGACCGAATATATGCAACTCGTTCTAATCTCCTTCGACACATTTTTAATAAGCATAATGACAAACATAAAGCTCACCTGATTCGGCCAAGAAGATTAACACCTGGTCAGGAAAATATATCAAGCAAGGCAAACCAAGACAAGGCAAAATCTAAACACCGGGGGACAAAATACAGAGCTGGAAGGGAAGGAATCAAAATGCCTAAGACtaaacgaaagaaaaaaaataacttggaaaaCAAGACTGCAAAGATTGTGCAGATTGAAGAAAATAAGCCTTATTCTCTGAAACGTGGAAAGCATGTATATTCTATAAAGGCTAGAAACGATGCCTTATCTGAGTGTACAAGCAGATTTGTAACCCAGTATCCCTGCATGATAAAGGGATGTACGTCGGTTGTTACAAGTGAAAGCAATATAATTAGACATTATAAATGCCACAAATTATCTAAGGCATTTACATCGCAACACCGCAACCTTCTCATTGTTTTCAAACGGTGTTGCAACTCACAGCTAAAGGAAGCTTCTGAGCAAGAAGTTGAAAAGAGTGATGCGAAAGATTCTGACACAGGTTTATCAGAGAACAATGATAACTCAAGAACAACTACAGTTCCACAGAAAggagttgaaaaaaatgaaaaggatgaaATGGACGAACTAACAGAATTATTTATTACCAAATTAATCAATGAAGACAACACAAGTGTGGAGACCCAAGCTCAGACCTCTTCAAATGTAAGTAATGATTTGGCAGAAAATAACCCCTgccaatcagaaaaacaaaaagtgagtAATTTGAAGAgagttaataaagaaaaaaatgtctcccAAAGTAAAAAGAGGAAAGTTGAAAAAACTGAACCAGCATCAGCAGCTGAATTAAGTAGTGTGCATAAGGAAGAGGAAACTGCTGTTGCCATTCAAACCACGGAGGAGCATCCTGCATCTTTTGACTGGAGCTCGTTTAAACCAATGGGGTTTGAAGTATCATTTCTGAAGTTTCTTGAGGAGTCTGCagtgaagcagaagaaaaatactgACAAAGACCATCCAAATAGTGGGAATAAAAAAGGATCCCAttcaaattcaagaaaaaatgTTGACAAGACTGCTGTGACCAGTGGAAATCATATATGTTCTTGTAAAGAAAGtgaaacatttgtacagtttgcCAATCCATCACAGTTGCAGTGCAGTGATAATGTAAAAATTGTTTTAGACAAGACTCTTAAAGATTGCACTGAGCTTGTCTTAAAGCAACTTCAGGAAATGAAACCTACCGTCAGTCTGAAAAAACTTGAAGTACATTCAAATGATCCAGATTTGTCTGTTATGAAAGAAATCAGTATGGGTAAAGCCACAGGGCGAGGGCAGTACTGA